GGGTGCCGCTTTTGGAAATCTGATCCTGATACCCTGTAAGGAAGTAAAAATCTTTCTCTGCTTCTTTCGGAGATACAGCTCGAGGCACGATCTTCATCAAACGGCTCTGTAGGAGCCTGAGTGAAAAGACTTTTTCCTCCACCTTCTGGATCTCCGCATCCAGGCGAACGGCCTTTTGGTAGAAGTAAAACATGGCTGTCATAATGATCGACGACAGCGACAAGGCGATCAGCACTTCGATCAGAGTGAAAGAAAATTTGCGCTTTCCCGACAGTTTTCCAAGGAAGGTGCTATTGATTCTCATCGGTTGCCTCCTTGTCTTTTCCGCCAAACTCTTCATCCCTGCCGCTTACTTCAGGCACTTTCCTCAGGGCTAAAAAGCTAAAGGTGTAGGTAGCCTCGTTTCTTCGGATTCGCTCTTTATATAGGGGGGAATAAAGAATGTGAAGAGTGCCTTTTACATAGAAGAGTGTTGAAGACTTGGGAGGTTTGGGCTTGTGATTCTCTGTGAAGCGCACAAAGACCTTTTCTATAGCTTCAGGGGTAATTCCTGCTTTGGATATCTTCTCTTTGTTCATCTCAAAAATCCCTTCATCTTCTATCAGACGGAAGGGGACGCGATTTTCGTGAAGTTCTGTCAGAAGATCAACAATCAGATTCTGTGCGGCGAGGTCGACATCAAGCTCCAAAATCAGGGCTCTTTCCTCTTTCAAAATCAGCAGGTGGGGATACACGAGCGGGATCGCTGAAAGGGCGAGGATGCCAAACGCAATCATCACTTCCAGGAGCAAAAAGGGCAAACGCCGAAAGGGTCTTTTATGGAGAATTTTTCTCATCGGGCTTTTTGCTTTCGGATTTTCCTTCTACGGCAGTCCCTCTTTGACTCAACTGAGCGACCTCCTCCTGCATCATCCTTACGACCAATTCCCCCCCTTCGTTGTCTTCCTCAATGATCGAGCGTGCCTCCTCCATCGTCGAAACAGAACGTATGTAGGAAGGGTAGCCGGAGAAGGCAATATAGCGGCTGAGAGCTGAGTCTTCTTTTGAAGACAGCGCCGTCGAGATCCTTAATATACCCTTGGGTAGACTGGAGCCGGATGAGAGAAAATGCAGGGAAAGCTGCCCTTCCTCCCTGTCAGCCATGCCGTCATCGAATTCGACAACATGGATGCTTTTGAGCCGTCTTTTCTTATTTAAGTTACGCATGAAAGAATCCGCTTTTCCGCCCTCGACAGATATCCAATACAAGATACCTTCCTCATCGGCCTGGAATTTAAGAGTCGTGTCCGCGTCGAGTATGAGGAGGAGGTCTTGAGCCATCCTTGCCGCCTTTAGCACCTCTTCGGCTTCCGAGAGAAACAGTTGCTTTTGCCGGGCCGCATGAATGCCAAAAGCGACAAGAGAGCCAACAAACGAAAGGACGGCGATCACTATCAGCATCTCGATCAGCGTGAGACACCGCCTTCCAATTCGTTGACCGTTCCTGAAAATCATGCCTTATTTATTCTTGCTCTTATAAGCATCAAGATTTTTTGATTTCACACGGATGGCTTTGTTGTCATCCAAATCGACTTCCAGATCATCTCCCCAGCCGTCTTTAATCAGCGCTTCAGGATCCTTGACCAAGGAATCTTTCCTGATGATCTCTTTCCAGTCTTTTTCGATGTTGTCCAAAAGTTGCGGCTTTTCAGCAACCTGCAGGTTTAAAATCGTCTCTACCTTGTCGATGGATGTCTCTGTCTTGAAGGCCTTACCCTTTTCGAGTCCCCCCTGATATCTGAAGCCGATGACAGAAACGATGAGGCCGATGATGAAGATAACAACCATCATCTCGACCAAAGTGATGCATCGTTTGGTTTGTTTATATAGTTTCTTTTTAAAAAGTGACGAAGACATCTTCTTTTCTCCTCTAATGAATCAAGACAGATTGGGAATATCCGTAAGGGGCAGTAAAACAGCCAACATGATCAAGGCTACAATCGATCCCATCACAACCAAAATCGCAGGCTGGGAAAGGGCCATGATCCTGTCGATCAATTTTTCGACCTCATCTTCGTAGATATCCGCTATTTTATTAAACATCGTTTCCTGTGCGCCAGCCTCTTCCCCTACCGCCAGCATTTTCGCGACAAGTCCGGGCATCCATTGAATTTTCGCCAGTTCCCGGCTTAAGGAACCTCCCTGGACGATCCTCTCTTCTACCTTAAGCATATCCTCCTCAAGAGGCTTGCTTGCGAGAACCTTGGACGAGATGCGGAGCGACTCGATAATTGTCAGACCTCCCGCCATGAGAGTGGCCATCGTTCTTGAAAACCTGGCCAAAGCGGAATTGATGATCAACTTCCTCACGAGCGGTAAACGGATGGCAAGGCGCTCCATCGCAAGACGGCCCTGCTCTTTTCTAAGCTGCCTCCAGCCAATGAAAATGGCGGCACCGGAAAGAGGCAGATAAACCCACCACCAGTTAGTCAGAAAATGGCTGACTCCAATCACAGCCTCAGTAAACCCATTCATCTCCCTTCCCTCGAAAAGCCCTTCGATGGAGGGAACGACATAGCCAAGCAGCACCCCGATGACAATCAGCGAGAACATGGAGAGGACGACAGGGTAGATCATCGCGGTCATCAGCTGCCGCTGCAGCTTCTCTTTTTTTCCAAGGTAGGAGTTCAGCCGTTTAAAAACCGTCTCCAAAGAACCGGATTGCTCGCCAGCCTTGATCATCGCGACATAAAGGGTGTCGAAGCTTTTCGGATACTCAGACATCGCATCGGAGAGCGGAGTCCCCGACTTAATGCTTTCGCAGAGGGAGAGGAGGACCGGATGGTATTTCTCCCCGCGGGACTGCTCCTCTACGGTGCTTAAGCTATCATAAAGAGGCACTTTTGCGCTGACAAGCTCGCCCATTTCGAGGGTAAAAGTCTTCAGATCCGAAAGGGAGAAGTGGCTTTTGCTTGCTGTCTCTTTCTTCGCTTCCAGCTTAATCAAGACAAGCCCTTGAGCCCGGATTTTTTCGCGAGCCTCTTTTTCGTTCATTCCGTCCTGAACGCCGGATACTTTCTTTCCCTGAGAGTCAAGGGCTTGGTAGGTGAATAAAGGCATATGTTACCCCTCGCCTTCAACGCCACGTGTGGCACGCAACACTTCTGCAATGGTTGTAACACCTTGTCTGACGAGTTCAGCACCGTGCGCGAGGAGAGACACCATGCCGCTTTCCAAAGCCAGCCTTCTCAATTCGATAGCGTCAGGACTTGTCACGATTTGTTTATGAATCACGTTATTGACAACCATCAGTTCATAAATACCGTGCCTTCCCCGGTAGCCCGATCCATAACACCTCTCGCATCCGGCCCCCTCAGAAAAGTGAGCCCTATTCAGCTCGCTCTCTTTTAAACCGATGCTTTTAACCTCGCGAAGCGTAGGTTCGACTCTCCTCTTGCAGTTGTTGCAAATCGTTCTGACAAGTCGCTGAGCGAGTACGCCCGCGATAGACGACGAGAGAAGATAGGGCTCAATTCCCATGTCGACAAGCCTTGTGATGGCCGACGGTGCATCGTTGGTGTGGAGGGTGCTTAAAACAAGGTGACCCGTCAGTGATGCCTGAATGGAGATCTCCGCTGTTTCTGCGTCGCGGATTTCACCTATCATCACGACATCAGGATCCTGTCTCAAAATATGCCTTAAGCCCGAAGCGAAACTAAGTCCGATTTTGTGTCTGACTGCAATCTGTGCTATCCCTTTCAGGTTATACTCAACAGGATCCTCGACGGTCATAATATTGATTTCATCATCGGCCATCTCGCAAATGGCGCTATAGAGGGTCGTCGTTTTACCGCTTCCTGTCGGCCCTGTGACCAAGATGATTCCTTCCGGCAGCGAGATGAGCTTCTGAAACTCTTCGAGCACTTCGGGAAGCATCCCTATTTTGTCCAATCCAAGGACGACGTTTCCCTTATCAAGTATACGCAAGACGATGCGCTCGCCGCCGACTACAGGGACAGTACTCACCCTGAAGTCGATTTCCCTTGGCCCCATCTTTAACTTGATCCTGCCATCCTGGGGAAGGCGGTGCTCGGCGATATCAAGCTTTGCCATGACTTTAATACGGGTTAAAAGAGGAGCCTGAAACTCCTGGGAAGGAGCGTGCCGGCTCTGTAAAACACCGTCAATGCGATACCGCACTTTCAGGCCATCGGCTCCAGGCTCAAAATGAATATCGGAAGCCCCTTGCTGAATCGCCTCCGTCAAAATGAGGTTGAGCAGCTTGATGATAGGAGACTGCCCCAATTTACGGTCCAAAAGATCGTAGGATTCGATCTCTCCTTCCTTGACAAGATCCTCGCTATCGCCCCTAAGATCGGCGATCAGCTGGGAGGCGGCCCCCTTCTCCTGATTATAAAAATGCTGGATGGCGTGGAGTATAATCTCTTTCGGGGCAAAAACCGCCCTTACATCGAGGCCTAAAATAATTCGGATCTCCTCAAGAGGCTCTAAATGCAAAGGGTCATTGATCGCGACGATAACAGTTTCCTCTTCGACGGCAATCGGGAGCACCAAGTTTTTCTTGGCGAAGGCGTAAGAGACCTTTTCGTAATAGGATCTGGGCAGCGCGCTTAAAGGAAGGGTATCTAGCACCTCCATTCCGAATCTTTCGGCAAGGGCCCTTCCGCCGTCGTCGCTAGAAAGCATTCCTCGCTTGACAAGCTCATCTTTTCCTGCCGCTGTCTCGCTGGGTTCTTTAGTGGCCATAATACTCACCGGGCCTGTAATAGAACCGCTCTCTTTCCCTGCCAAAGAGCATAGTCATATACCCCTCCATGAGCCTGTTTTTTTCACACTCCCGCGCAAGAACAAGGCGCTTGAGAAATCCTGGAGTATCACCCGGACGGCGTGTCATCTCTTCGCAGCGGAGGCGTGCAAAATCTTCCTGAGGATCGGAAATAATTTTAGGTGTTAAGAATATAAACATCTCCACAGATGAGTCTTTCAAAACGGTGTTGCTGAAAAGCTTGCCGATACCCGGCAACTCACCGAAAAAGGGAATGCTGTCTTTTTGATCGGATGAGATTTTTCTGCGAAGTCCGCCTAAAATGACAGTCTGCCCATCGGGTATCCTGACAACGTTGTCAATATGCCTTGTGATCACATTCGGACGGGACGGGTCGGATCCGGGCTGTATCGTCTGGAAGAAGATATCGGTTTCCAAAGAAACGTAATCTGCTTCTTCGCCGAATGGGATGCCCTCTTCGTCGTTGCGCATATGGACGGTCGGCGTGACATCAATCGTAATACCGTACTGAGCACGCGTGAAAGCATCCTTCAGAGTCACACCCTTACTAGTCTCCACCTCGAAAATACCCGTGTTGAGCGAGATTTCTTCGTTGATGTTGATCGTCGCCTTGGTCTGGTTCATTGTAACAACGGACGGGCTGGCATTGATTGTGACGTCGTCGCACGACAGCAAAAATTTATAGGCCAGATCGTAAGCGGGCATCCAGGAGTGCTTCATCTGACTTAGGAAAAAGCGGAAAATGCCTTCGTTCGCAGTGCTTGTTTCAATATCGTTGAAACTCACTCCTGCCTTATTGGTTTGGGAGGCATTTGTCCCCATGCGCAAAAGCGTCATTCCAAAGGAGTTCTCCTTCTCCATCCTCTTCTCAAAAAGCAAAACTTCTACCTGAACCATCTTTTTAGGGACATCCAGCTTTCTGATCAGATCTTTCAACTTGGGAACGGCAAGAGCCTCCACGACCATGACAATAGCTCCGGTCTTCGGATCGACAAAAAAGTTCTCTCTGCCCTTATTGGGATCGGGTTTTGGCTCCCTCGGTCTATTCGGCTGCACCGGAGCCGGGTTGACGGCGTAGGTGCCTTCCTCAAAGAACTTCTCATGGTATAGCTGCTCCGGCAGCTTGTCGCGGTCAGGATTATTGATCTCGGTGATGGCGACATTCTGCCTTTGGCTGGCCTTTTGACTTGCGTCTCCACCGGCAGGATCTGTCAGAATGACGTTACTTGAAATCATCTGTAGATAGACTTTCTCTAAAATAGCGGCCAGTTCGCCCGGATCTGTGTGCTTGCAGTGGTAGGTAAAGACTATCTTCTCCAGCGACTCGCCAACCTCTGACTCCACCTGATAGATGATATCTTCGCCTTTTTTGATCTCCTCTTTGGTTCCGATCAAGATGATCGCCCGTGCAAGATGGGAGAGTCCAATCACTTTCAGGCCGGCAGAGTCCTGCCTTTCGGAGCGCCCTCCATCGTTTACGCCTTCTCCCTGGGAAATAGTATCGGGAATCACCGAAAACTGTCCGAAGATCTCCGTCAGAACTTTTGCCATCTCTTGAGGATCGGTTTTTTTCAGCGCGATGACCTTGTACTCCCGCCCTCCTGTCGTCTTCTCGATAAAATCATAGAGCTTGAGCAGCTCCTGAACAGATTGGACAGGACCAGTAATCAAAATGTCGCGTCCGATGGTCTGAAGATCAGTTGTCGATCGGTCGGCGAACTTGTCCAGAAACAGAAAGACCCTTCTCACTTCCAGAGGATTGGGGGTGAGGATATAAAGTATACGGTCGTAGGGAGCCAGCAACTCCAGCGATTCTCTCTTGTTCGTGAGTTCTTTAACCGTGGAAAAATCCTCTTTAGTCAAGTAGAGAGAGCGCAGGTAAGGGTTCAACTCCTTGATCCCGACCCCGTTTTGAGCCAGAATTGTGGTCAGCATCTCTGTCCAGGAAGATCTTGGAATGGCGATGTTGGAATTGACACTGATGGGGATGGAGGCTATATCGGGTGTGATCAGATAAACGTAGTCTGAAGAGCCGTAGTCGATGACAAGATCACCAAGCGTTGTATCAGGCTGGTGCCACAGCGCATAATCTTCCTGCTGATTATGCTCTTCCGCCATCTTGCGCCAGCTCTCCTCTAGAACCTGGATATTGCTCCTGACGAGTCTGATCTCCTCTAAAAGCTGCTTCCACTCAGCGTCGGAAACTCCTTTTTGGTAAAGATCTTCCGCCTCTCCATAGAGCTCGCGTAAAATTTCACGATGCTCTTTCAGTTCATTGTTGACCTGCAAGAGAAACTTCTGCATTTCCGGGCTTAAATCTTTCGACGCACTTCCCTGAGAAAGACTGGCTTTCTTTTCAGCGATCGTCTGCCCCGAAAGGGCATGAAAAGGAACCAATAAAAGGAAAGCAGCGGCAACCGTCTGGCTCGCTAGCTGCCGAATCGGTAAAAGAGAGTGAAGTTCTGTTAGAATTTTTGATTGATTGGTCATGCCGGTGCAGTTGTATCCTCTATCATGATTCACATTCCGGACAAAGGAG
This genomic stretch from Estrella lausannensis harbors:
- the gspE gene encoding type II secretion system ATPase GspE; this encodes MEVLDTLPLSALPRSYYEKVSYAFAKKNLVLPIAVEEETVIVAINDPLHLEPLEEIRIILGLDVRAVFAPKEIILHAIQHFYNQEKGAASQLIADLRGDSEDLVKEGEIESYDLLDRKLGQSPIIKLLNLILTEAIQQGASDIHFEPGADGLKVRYRIDGVLQSRHAPSQEFQAPLLTRIKVMAKLDIAEHRLPQDGRIKLKMGPREIDFRVSTVPVVGGERIVLRILDKGNVVLGLDKIGMLPEVLEEFQKLISLPEGIILVTGPTGSGKTTTLYSAICEMADDEINIMTVEDPVEYNLKGIAQIAVRHKIGLSFASGLRHILRQDPDVVMIGEIRDAETAEISIQASLTGHLVLSTLHTNDAPSAITRLVDMGIEPYLLSSSIAGVLAQRLVRTICNNCKRRVEPTLREVKSIGLKESELNRAHFSEGAGCERCYGSGYRGRHGIYELMVVNNVIHKQIVTSPDAIELRRLALESGMVSLLAHGAELVRQGVTTIAEVLRATRGVEGEG
- a CDS encoding type II secretion system F family protein, with amino-acid sequence MPLFTYQALDSQGKKVSGVQDGMNEKEAREKIRAQGLVLIKLEAKKETASKSHFSLSDLKTFTLEMGELVSAKVPLYDSLSTVEEQSRGEKYHPVLLSLCESIKSGTPLSDAMSEYPKSFDTLYVAMIKAGEQSGSLETVFKRLNSYLGKKEKLQRQLMTAMIYPVVLSMFSLIVIGVLLGYVVPSIEGLFEGREMNGFTEAVIGVSHFLTNWWWVYLPLSGAAIFIGWRQLRKEQGRLAMERLAIRLPLVRKLIINSALARFSRTMATLMAGGLTIIESLRISSKVLASKPLEEDMLKVEERIVQGGSLSRELAKIQWMPGLVAKMLAVGEEAGAQETMFNKIADIYEDEVEKLIDRIMALSQPAILVVMGSIVALIMLAVLLPLTDIPNLS
- a CDS encoding type II secretion system protein; its protein translation is MIFRNGQRIGRRCLTLIEMLIVIAVLSFVGSLVAFGIHAARQKQLFLSEAEEVLKAARMAQDLLLILDADTTLKFQADEEGILYWISVEGGKADSFMRNLNKKRRLKSIHVVEFDDGMADREEGQLSLHFLSSGSSLPKGILRISTALSSKEDSALSRYIAFSGYPSYIRSVSTMEEARSIIEEDNEGGELVVRMMQEEVAQLSQRGTAVEGKSESKKPDEKNSP
- a CDS encoding type II secretion system protein — its product is MSSSLFKKKLYKQTKRCITLVEMMVVIFIIGLIVSVIGFRYQGGLEKGKAFKTETSIDKVETILNLQVAEKPQLLDNIEKDWKEIIRKDSLVKDPEALIKDGWGDDLEVDLDDNKAIRVKSKNLDAYKSKNK
- a CDS encoding type II secretion system protein GspD, giving the protein MTNQSKILTELHSLLPIRQLASQTVAAAFLLLVPFHALSGQTIAEKKASLSQGSASKDLSPEMQKFLLQVNNELKEHREILRELYGEAEDLYQKGVSDAEWKQLLEEIRLVRSNIQVLEESWRKMAEEHNQQEDYALWHQPDTTLGDLVIDYGSSDYVYLITPDIASIPISVNSNIAIPRSSWTEMLTTILAQNGVGIKELNPYLRSLYLTKEDFSTVKELTNKRESLELLAPYDRILYILTPNPLEVRRVFLFLDKFADRSTTDLQTIGRDILITGPVQSVQELLKLYDFIEKTTGGREYKVIALKKTDPQEMAKVLTEIFGQFSVIPDTISQGEGVNDGGRSERQDSAGLKVIGLSHLARAIILIGTKEEIKKGEDIIYQVESEVGESLEKIVFTYHCKHTDPGELAAILEKVYLQMISSNVILTDPAGGDASQKASQRQNVAITEINNPDRDKLPEQLYHEKFFEEGTYAVNPAPVQPNRPREPKPDPNKGRENFFVDPKTGAIVMVVEALAVPKLKDLIRKLDVPKKMVQVEVLLFEKRMEKENSFGMTLLRMGTNASQTNKAGVSFNDIETSTANEGIFRFFLSQMKHSWMPAYDLAYKFLLSCDDVTINASPSVVTMNQTKATININEEISLNTGIFEVETSKGVTLKDAFTRAQYGITIDVTPTVHMRNDEEGIPFGEEADYVSLETDIFFQTIQPGSDPSRPNVITRHIDNVVRIPDGQTVILGGLRRKISSDQKDSIPFFGELPGIGKLFSNTVLKDSSVEMFIFLTPKIISDPQEDFARLRCEEMTRRPGDTPGFLKRLVLARECEKNRLMEGYMTMLFGRERERFYYRPGEYYGH